In a genomic window of Nocardia fluminea:
- a CDS encoding ATP-binding cassette domain-containing protein, with product MPDAIVAEGLVKRYGQLVALDGLDLSVPEGTVTALLGPNGAGKTTTVRVLTTLLIPDEGTATVAGIDVLGNPQALRSRIGASGQYSAVDEYLTGFENLEMVGRLYHLGTQRSKERARELLDRFRLSDAADRPVKGYSGGMRRRLDLAGALVANPPVLFLDEPTTGLDPRARLDLWDVIEELVAGGTTLLLTTQYMDEADRLADSIAVIDRGKVIARGTADELKALVGGDRIELTVGAVDQLAVAQQVLGGLADGEIHLEPGLRKLIVPVADGSQDLVTAIGRLTEHNVDINDVALRRPSLDDVFLTLTGHEAEELVNGDRESETVGAAEGKN from the coding sequence ATGCCCGACGCAATCGTCGCCGAGGGTCTGGTCAAACGGTATGGGCAGCTCGTCGCCCTCGACGGACTCGACCTGTCCGTTCCGGAAGGTACCGTCACCGCGCTTCTCGGCCCCAACGGCGCGGGAAAGACCACGACTGTTCGCGTTCTCACCACACTGCTGATCCCCGACGAGGGCACCGCCACCGTCGCCGGCATCGACGTGCTCGGCAATCCGCAGGCCCTGCGCTCGCGCATCGGCGCCTCCGGCCAGTATTCCGCGGTCGACGAATACCTCACCGGTTTCGAGAACCTCGAAATGGTCGGCAGGCTCTACCACCTCGGCACCCAGCGCAGTAAGGAGCGGGCCCGCGAACTGCTCGACCGCTTCCGCCTCAGCGACGCCGCCGATCGGCCGGTGAAGGGTTACTCGGGCGGTATGCGCAGGCGCCTCGACCTCGCAGGGGCGCTGGTGGCCAACCCACCGGTGCTGTTCCTCGACGAACCGACCACGGGTCTGGACCCGCGTGCCCGGCTCGATCTGTGGGACGTCATCGAGGAACTGGTCGCCGGCGGCACCACCCTGCTGCTCACCACCCAGTACATGGACGAGGCCGACCGCCTCGCCGATTCGATCGCGGTGATCGACCGCGGCAAGGTGATCGCCCGCGGCACCGCCGACGAACTCAAGGCCCTCGTCGGCGGCGACCGGATCGAACTCACCGTCGGGGCCGTCGATCAGCTCGCCGTCGCCCAGCAGGTGCTGGGCGGGCTCGCCGACGGCGAGATCCATCTCGAACCAGGCCTGCGCAAGCTCATCGTGCCGGTCGCCGACGGGTCACAGGACCTGGTCACCGCCATCGGCAGGCTCACCGAGCACAACGTGGACATCAACGATGTCGCGCTGCGCAGGCCCTCGCTCGACGACGTCTTCCTGACGCTCACCGGGCACGAGGCCGAAGAACTCGTCAACGGTGACCGTGAGTCGGAGACCGTGGGCGCCGCGGAAGGAAAGAACTGA
- a CDS encoding protein kinase domain-containing protein, giving the protein MLNNGAMIADRYRLQRLIATGGMGQVWEAMDTRLDRRVAVKVLKTEFSADPTFRARFRVEARTTAQLNAPGIAGIYDYGETTDPSGGETAYLVMELVQGEPLNAVLNRMGRLSVVQGLDMLEQTGRALEVAHAAGVVHRDVKPGNILVTPTGQVKITDFGIAKAVDASPVTKTGMVMGTAQYIAPEQAVGEDATAASDVYSLGIVGYEALAGVRPFTGEGAITVAMKHVRDAPPPMPDDLPANVHELIAITMAKDPLQRYRSGGEFADAVAAVRAGHMPPVPGGATGPSMTGATRVLPPGPTVVLPAAAAAAAAAADYEGATMRFGHQPNGQVGPPTGGYSGPATQASAPAPVPASNSKNNQKWLIALGVGALLLGGGVLWLLFGGEPNRDSGTTTTTVQTTRSVPPPVTTTRPVPPPPVTTEEPPATTERPTTTTEPPTTTTEPPTTTTVPPTTTSKTKPTTTPKPTKPEPTTTAPAAGTTTVGRPRLPTFDLPFPDGDTAVGPTIGQP; this is encoded by the coding sequence ATGCTGAACAACGGCGCCATGATCGCCGACCGCTACCGCCTGCAGCGGCTCATCGCCACGGGCGGTATGGGTCAGGTGTGGGAGGCGATGGACACCCGGCTCGATCGCCGGGTGGCGGTCAAGGTCCTCAAGACCGAGTTCTCCGCCGACCCGACCTTCCGTGCGCGGTTCCGCGTCGAGGCGCGAACCACCGCGCAGCTCAACGCGCCGGGGATCGCGGGCATCTACGACTACGGCGAGACCACCGACCCGTCGGGCGGCGAGACCGCCTACCTGGTGATGGAGCTCGTGCAGGGCGAACCGCTCAACGCGGTGCTCAACCGGATGGGCAGGCTCTCGGTCGTCCAGGGTCTGGACATGCTCGAGCAGACCGGGCGCGCGCTCGAGGTCGCGCACGCGGCGGGCGTGGTGCACCGCGACGTGAAGCCGGGCAACATCCTGGTGACGCCGACCGGTCAGGTGAAGATCACCGACTTCGGCATCGCCAAGGCGGTCGACGCCTCGCCGGTGACCAAGACCGGCATGGTGATGGGCACCGCCCAGTACATCGCGCCCGAACAGGCCGTCGGCGAGGACGCCACCGCGGCGTCGGACGTCTACTCCCTCGGCATCGTCGGCTATGAAGCGCTGGCAGGCGTCCGCCCGTTCACCGGTGAGGGCGCGATCACGGTCGCGATGAAGCATGTGCGCGACGCGCCGCCGCCGATGCCCGACGACCTGCCCGCGAACGTCCACGAACTGATCGCCATCACCATGGCCAAGGATCCGCTGCAGCGCTACCGCAGCGGCGGCGAGTTCGCCGATGCCGTGGCCGCGGTGCGTGCCGGGCACATGCCGCCGGTCCCCGGTGGCGCCACCGGTCCGTCGATGACCGGTGCCACCCGGGTACTTCCGCCCGGCCCGACCGTGGTGCTCCCCGCGGCGGCGGCCGCGGCTGCCGCGGCTGCGGACTACGAGGGCGCGACGATGCGCTTCGGCCATCAGCCCAACGGCCAGGTCGGCCCGCCCACCGGCGGATACAGCGGTCCGGCCACCCAGGCTTCCGCGCCGGCGCCGGTGCCCGCGAGCAACTCCAAGAACAACCAGAAGTGGCTGATCGCGCTCGGTGTCGGCGCGCTGCTGCTCGGCGGCGGTGTGCTGTGGCTGCTGTTCGGCGGTGAACCGAACCGGGATTCGGGGACCACGACCACCACCGTGCAGACCACCAGATCGGTGCCGCCGCCGGTGACGACCACCCGCCCGGTCCCGCCGCCGCCGGTGACCACCGAGGAACCGCCGGCCACGACGGAGCGCCCGACGACGACCACCGAGCCGCCGACGACGACCACCGAGCCACCGACCACCACCACGGTGCCGCCGACCACCACGAGCAAGACCAAGCCGACGACCACGCCGAAGCCGACCAAACCGGAGCCCACCACCACGGCGCCCGCCGCGGGCACCACCACCGTCGGCCGTCCCCGGCTGCCCACCTTCGACCTGCCGTTCCCCGATGGCGACACGGCGGTAGGCCCGACCATAGGACAACCATGA
- the crgA gene encoding cell division protein CrgA, with amino-acid sequence MPKSKVRKKADYTPSPASRTPVKVKAGPSPVWYVAIMLGFMLAGLVWLIVYYLAQDRIGFMLDLGAWNFLIGFGLMVIGLIMTMRWR; translated from the coding sequence ATGCCCAAGTCCAAGGTCCGCAAGAAGGCCGACTACACCCCGAGCCCCGCCAGCCGCACGCCGGTGAAGGTCAAAGCGGGGCCGTCGCCGGTCTGGTACGTCGCGATCATGCTGGGCTTCATGCTCGCCGGCTTGGTGTGGCTGATCGTCTACTACCTGGCGCAGGACCGCATCGGCTTCATGCTCGATCTGGGCGCCTGGAACTTCCTGATCGGGTTCGGCCTGATGGTCATCGGCCTGATCATGACCATGAGATGGCGCTGA
- a CDS encoding RibD family protein, with amino-acid sequence MENTVRPWVLLSVAASLDGYIDDASAQRLLLSNAADFDRVDQIRAESDAILIGARTLRTDNPRLLVNSAERRAARMSAGRPEFPVKVTVTDSGDLDPALRFWHTGGAKLVYTSDAGAAALGDRLDGLADVVSLGERLALPALVADLGTRGIHRLMVEGGTGMHTGFLAADLVDEIRLAIAPILVGDPAAPRFVGPGQFPGGAGRRLHLTGVEQLGDVAVLKYQVSPDPHPRN; translated from the coding sequence GTGGAGAACACAGTGAGGCCGTGGGTTCTGCTGTCGGTGGCGGCGAGTCTGGACGGCTACATCGACGACGCGAGTGCGCAGCGCCTGCTGTTGTCGAACGCCGCCGACTTCGACCGGGTCGATCAGATCCGCGCCGAGTCCGACGCGATCCTGATCGGTGCGCGCACTCTGCGTACCGACAATCCCCGCCTGCTGGTGAACAGCGCCGAGCGGCGGGCCGCCCGGATGTCGGCGGGCAGACCCGAGTTTCCGGTGAAGGTGACCGTCACCGATTCCGGTGATCTCGATCCAGCGCTTCGCTTCTGGCACACCGGCGGCGCCAAACTCGTCTACACCTCCGATGCGGGCGCCGCGGCACTGGGCGACCGGCTCGACGGACTGGCCGACGTGGTCAGCCTCGGCGAGCGTCTCGCGCTGCCCGCCCTCGTCGCCGACCTCGGCACGCGCGGTATCCACCGGCTGATGGTCGAAGGGGGCACCGGCATGCACACCGGCTTCCTCGCGGCCGACCTGGTCGACGAGATCCGGCTGGCCATCGCGCCGATCCTGGTCGGTGATCCGGCGGCGCCGCGCTTCGTCGGACCGGGGCAGTTCCCCGGCGGTGCCGGTCGCAGGCTGCACCTGACGGGTGTGGAACAACTTGGGGATGTCGCTGTGCTGAAGTACCAGGTCAGCCCCGATCCGCACCCCCGCAACTAA
- a CDS encoding CBS domain-containing protein yields the protein MTTARDIMKPGAQWITRGDTVSTAATAMADLGVGSIVVADDDERMCGIITDRDIVVKCVALGLSPDLTTAAELCESTPRWVSADADVEDVLDQMESHRVKRMPVIENKRLVGMISEADLARHLDDNQLGEFVTAIYGRP from the coding sequence ATGACGACAGCCAGGGACATCATGAAGCCCGGTGCGCAGTGGATCACCCGTGGTGACACCGTGTCGACCGCGGCGACGGCGATGGCCGATCTCGGTGTCGGGTCGATCGTCGTCGCCGATGACGACGAGCGCATGTGCGGCATCATCACCGACCGCGACATCGTGGTGAAGTGCGTCGCGCTCGGTCTGTCACCTGATCTGACGACGGCGGCGGAACTCTGCGAATCGACGCCACGGTGGGTCAGCGCGGACGCCGATGTGGAAGACGTGCTCGACCAGATGGAATCGCACCGGGTGAAGCGGATGCCGGTGATCGAGAACAAGCGCCTGGTCGGGATGATCAGCGAGGCCGACCTGGCTCGGCACCTCGACGACAATCAGCTCGGCGAATTCGTGACCGCCATCTACGGGCGGCCCTGA
- a CDS encoding ABC transporter permease has protein sequence MVVSDSITIAKRNVIKIKRVPDVLIFTTLSPIMFVLLFAYVFGSAISVPGLEGGYREFLIAGIFAQTVVFGATFTGAGLAEDMQKGIIDRFRSLPMAPSAVLVGRTISDVVINIVSLVVMSLTGLVVGWRIRGSFLDAVLAYALMLLFAYALSWMMAVVGLIVRAPEVFNNASFMVIFPLTFLSNAFVPLDNMPAPLRVFAEWNPVSALTQAVRDLFGNVNPMAPVSDAWPMQHPVITTLVWIVVILIVFVPLAQIQYKKSVSR, from the coding sequence ATGGTGGTGAGCGACAGCATCACCATCGCCAAACGCAACGTCATCAAGATCAAGCGCGTACCCGACGTGCTGATCTTCACGACGCTGTCGCCGATCATGTTCGTGCTCCTGTTCGCCTACGTCTTCGGCTCGGCGATCTCGGTCCCCGGCCTCGAAGGTGGCTACCGGGAGTTCCTGATCGCCGGCATCTTCGCCCAGACGGTGGTGTTCGGCGCCACCTTCACCGGTGCGGGCCTGGCCGAAGACATGCAGAAAGGCATCATCGACCGGTTCCGGTCGTTGCCGATGGCGCCCTCGGCGGTGCTGGTCGGGCGCACGATCAGCGATGTGGTGATCAACATCGTCAGCCTGGTGGTGATGTCGCTGACCGGTTTGGTCGTCGGCTGGCGGATCCGTGGCTCGTTCCTCGACGCGGTGCTGGCGTATGCGCTGATGCTGCTGTTCGCCTACGCCCTGTCGTGGATGATGGCCGTGGTCGGGCTGATCGTGCGGGCGCCGGAGGTGTTCAACAACGCCAGCTTCATGGTGATCTTCCCGCTGACGTTCCTGTCCAACGCGTTCGTTCCGCTCGACAACATGCCTGCCCCGCTGCGGGTGTTCGCCGAATGGAACCCGGTCTCGGCGCTCACCCAGGCAGTGCGTGACCTGTTCGGCAACGTCAACCCGATGGCACCGGTTTCGGACGCGTGGCCGATGCAGCATCCGGTGATCACGACGCTGGTCTGGATCGTGGTGATCCTGATCGTCTTCGTACCGCTGGCTCAGATCCAGTACAAGAAGTCGGTCAGCCGCTGA
- a CDS encoding aminodeoxychorismate/anthranilate synthase component II yields the protein MRVLVVDNYDSFVFNLVQYLGQLGADVVVWRNDDPRLDDLDTLLTIGDEGGAFDGVLVSPGPGSPDRAGASIPLVHAAAKYNKPLLGVCLGHQAIGEAFGGTVDRAPELLHGKTSDVFHLGSGVLAGLPDPFTATRYHSLTVLPETVPEELVVVGHTESGIVMAMRHRTLPIHGVQFHPESVLTQGGHRMLANWLEVCGERPSEALVSALEAEVAALVTP from the coding sequence ATGCGTGTATTGGTCGTCGACAACTACGACAGCTTCGTGTTCAACCTGGTGCAGTACCTCGGCCAGCTTGGTGCCGACGTCGTGGTCTGGCGCAATGACGACCCCCGCCTCGATGATCTGGACACCCTGCTCACCATCGGTGACGAAGGCGGAGCGTTCGACGGCGTATTGGTGAGCCCCGGCCCCGGTAGCCCCGACCGCGCAGGCGCGAGCATCCCGCTCGTGCACGCGGCCGCGAAGTACAACAAGCCGCTGCTCGGCGTATGCCTCGGGCACCAGGCGATCGGCGAGGCGTTCGGCGGCACCGTCGACCGGGCGCCCGAACTGCTGCACGGCAAGACCAGTGATGTCTTCCATCTCGGGTCGGGCGTGTTGGCCGGCCTGCCCGACCCGTTCACCGCCACCCGCTACCACTCGCTGACAGTTCTTCCGGAAACCGTTCCTGAGGAGCTGGTCGTCGTCGGCCACACCGAGAGCGGCATCGTGATGGCGATGCGCCACCGCACCCTGCCCATCCACGGCGTGCAGTTCCACCCCGAGTCCGTGCTCACCCAGGGCGGCCATCGGATGCTCGCCAACTGGCTGGAGGTCTGCGGCGAACGTCCGTCCGAAGCGCTCGTCTCCGCGCTCGAGGCCGAGGTCGCCGCGCTCGTGACCCCGTAG
- a CDS encoding PH domain-containing protein: MNDAQPVSWSTPTAGLLAVTGGGILLVVTAFLAQDGPSRLLIGVAAFAVLAMSALGIRQRPRLTMVPGRAPRLVVGTLTGPKDYPLDRIDRIRMVSYRRIGRKTAMLEIDVRHEDTERLLIFGRWDLGTNPHDVYDALVVNGFASVTD, from the coding sequence GTGAACGACGCACAACCCGTCTCGTGGTCGACCCCTACCGCAGGACTGCTCGCCGTCACCGGTGGCGGAATCCTGCTGGTCGTGACCGCTTTCCTCGCCCAGGACGGGCCGAGCAGGCTGCTCATCGGCGTCGCCGCGTTCGCAGTGCTGGCCATGTCCGCGCTCGGCATCCGGCAACGACCCCGGCTCACCATGGTTCCCGGCCGCGCGCCGCGCCTGGTCGTCGGCACGCTCACCGGCCCGAAGGACTATCCGCTCGACCGGATCGATCGGATCCGGATGGTCTCCTACCGCCGGATCGGCCGTAAAACCGCGATGCTGGAGATCGACGTGCGCCACGAGGACACCGAGCGCTTGCTGATCTTCGGCCGCTGGGACCTCGGTACCAACCCGCACGATGTGTACGACGCCTTGGTCGTCAACGGCTTCGCCTCGGTGACCGACTGA
- a CDS encoding serine hydrolase domain-containing protein, translating to MVPGRGAIAGVVLSMAILVGCSGSTDDAGTSTTSTAELPPNEVAGVALPAGAVDKAVAQLDDLAGSLMDSSRIPGMAVAVVHGGKTVYAKGFGVREAGAPEKVDADTVFQLASVSKSLAATVVANQVGANTVEWTTPVVTHLPSFALADPAATAQLTVGDLFAHRSGLPDHAGDRLEDLGYDQAAIFDKLRLEPLDPFRITYHYTNFGLTAGAESVAAAAGKDWAQLSSDALYTPLGMRDTSSRFDDFLARPNRAAGHVNIDGDWVARYERDPDPQSPAGGASSSVHDMARWLTMLLGNGTADGTTIAPPEALLPAVTPQIVSAPPTSPAARAGSYGYGFNVSISAAGRTANSHSGAFSLGAATNFLVIPSADVAIVVLTNAAPLGIPETLTAEFADLVQFGEVREDWRGLYREAFAAMNDPEGDLSGRPAPANPAPAQPLPAYEGTYDSAYWGPAAIVAAETGLRLTIGPEQRTYQLRHWDGDTFAFDLSGENAPPGSVTSARFDDGTLTIDYFDENGLGTFTRTD from the coding sequence ATGGTGCCTGGTCGCGGTGCGATCGCCGGGGTCGTCTTATCGATGGCGATCCTCGTCGGCTGTAGCGGATCCACCGACGACGCGGGCACCTCCACGACATCCACCGCCGAGCTCCCCCCGAACGAGGTAGCCGGTGTCGCCCTGCCCGCCGGCGCGGTCGACAAGGCCGTCGCACAGCTCGACGATCTGGCGGGCTCGCTGATGGACTCCAGCCGCATTCCCGGCATGGCTGTTGCCGTGGTCCACGGTGGAAAAACCGTGTACGCCAAGGGTTTCGGCGTGCGCGAGGCAGGTGCGCCCGAGAAGGTCGACGCCGACACCGTCTTCCAGCTCGCCTCGGTGTCGAAGTCGCTCGCCGCGACCGTCGTGGCCAACCAGGTCGGCGCGAACACCGTCGAGTGGACGACCCCGGTGGTCACGCACCTGCCGTCGTTCGCGCTGGCCGATCCCGCCGCCACCGCCCAGCTCACCGTGGGCGATCTGTTCGCGCACCGCAGCGGCCTGCCCGACCACGCGGGCGACCGGCTCGAAGACCTCGGCTACGACCAGGCCGCGATCTTCGACAAGCTGCGCCTCGAGCCGCTCGACCCCTTCCGGATCACCTATCACTACACCAACTTCGGTCTCACCGCCGGCGCCGAATCCGTGGCAGCGGCGGCCGGGAAGGATTGGGCCCAGCTGTCCTCGGATGCCCTCTACACCCCCCTCGGCATGCGCGATACCAGCTCTCGTTTCGACGACTTCCTCGCCCGGCCGAATCGCGCGGCGGGACATGTGAACATCGACGGCGATTGGGTGGCCCGCTACGAGCGCGACCCCGACCCCCAGTCCCCCGCCGGCGGCGCGAGTTCCTCGGTGCACGACATGGCCCGCTGGCTCACGATGCTGCTCGGTAACGGCACGGCAGACGGGACAACCATCGCCCCTCCCGAAGCGCTGCTGCCCGCCGTCACACCCCAGATCGTCTCGGCGCCGCCCACATCACCCGCCGCGCGTGCGGGCAGCTACGGGTACGGCTTCAACGTGTCGATCTCCGCGGCCGGGCGCACTGCCAACAGTCATTCCGGCGCGTTCAGCCTCGGCGCGGCGACCAACTTCCTGGTGATCCCGTCCGCCGATGTGGCGATCGTCGTGCTCACGAACGCCGCGCCGCTCGGCATTCCGGAGACGCTGACCGCGGAATTCGCCGATCTGGTGCAGTTCGGCGAGGTGCGCGAGGACTGGCGAGGCTTGTACCGCGAGGCGTTCGCCGCGATGAACGATCCGGAAGGCGATCTGTCCGGTCGGCCCGCCCCGGCGAATCCAGCACCCGCACAGCCGTTACCGGCCTACGAGGGCACCTACGACAGCGCCTATTGGGGCCCCGCCGCGATCGTCGCGGCCGAGACCGGGCTGCGCCTGACCATCGGCCCCGAGCAGCGGACCTATCAACTCCGGCACTGGGACGGCGACACCTTCGCCTTCGATCTGAGCGGCGAGAACGCCCCGCCCGGCAGCGTCACCTCGGCGCGATTCGACGACGGCACCCTGACGATCGACTACTTCGACGAGAACGGTCTCGGCACGTTCACCAGGACCGACTGA
- the pknB gene encoding Stk1 family PASTA domain-containing Ser/Thr kinase, producing the protein MTTPKNLSSRYELGEIIGFGGMSEVHRARDVRLSRDVAIKVLRADLARDPTFYLRFKREAQNAAALNHPAIVAVYDTGEATVDNGPLPYIVMEYVEGDTLRDIVRGKGPLAPRKAMEVVADVCAALDFSHKAGIVHRDMKPANIMINRAGAVKVMDFGIARAIADSANPMTQTAAVIGTAQYLSPEQARGETVDARSDVYSVGCVLFEILTGQPPFTGDSPVAVAYQHVKEDPPLPSSVNPGVPRELDSVILKAMAKNPANRYQTAAEMRADLIRVLGGQKPSAPMVMNEEDRTDYDDDPGPRNFHDRRDDTSEHPVVGPEGEERNRTGLIALGVAAALAVAFGLFWVLVGPGSKADQVAVPDLSGKTAQQAQTALQQAGFYVAVQEKPDGKVAPGNVIATQPLGGSRIDEGSTVTVQISTGPTQVQLPRLVGMSQADAERQLNSLGLQLDPNVARKPSSTADTDKVIAQEPSAGVRVDIDQPIIITLGGGPEEVRVPSVVGQDISVAQPNLVDSAGFKVDIQEMKSSLPKGQVLATNPAGGSNAEKGSTITVHVSAGDRITVPDLTGLTPVQAQDRLRSEGWTGQLSQTTVITLDGSASGKVVGQSPAAGSSVTISGNIVLHVGASPIPR; encoded by the coding sequence ATGACGACCCCGAAGAATCTCTCCTCCCGGTACGAGCTGGGCGAGATCATCGGGTTCGGCGGCATGTCGGAGGTGCACCGCGCCCGCGACGTGCGGCTGTCGCGCGACGTGGCGATCAAGGTGCTGCGGGCCGATCTGGCTCGCGATCCCACGTTCTACCTGCGGTTCAAGCGCGAGGCGCAGAACGCGGCCGCGCTGAACCACCCCGCCATCGTGGCCGTGTACGACACCGGCGAGGCCACCGTCGACAACGGGCCGCTGCCCTACATCGTCATGGAGTACGTCGAGGGCGACACGCTGCGCGACATCGTGCGCGGTAAGGGACCCCTCGCGCCGCGCAAGGCGATGGAAGTCGTGGCCGACGTGTGCGCCGCACTCGATTTCAGCCACAAGGCCGGCATCGTGCACCGCGACATGAAGCCGGCCAACATCATGATCAACCGCGCCGGCGCGGTGAAGGTGATGGACTTCGGTATCGCGCGCGCGATCGCCGACAGCGCCAATCCGATGACCCAGACCGCCGCGGTGATCGGCACCGCCCAGTACCTCTCACCCGAGCAGGCGCGCGGCGAGACCGTCGACGCGCGGTCGGACGTGTACTCGGTGGGCTGCGTGCTCTTCGAGATCCTCACCGGGCAGCCGCCGTTCACCGGTGACTCGCCGGTCGCGGTCGCCTACCAGCACGTGAAGGAGGACCCGCCGCTCCCGTCGTCGGTCAACCCCGGCGTGCCACGCGAACTCGATTCGGTGATCCTCAAGGCGATGGCCAAGAACCCGGCCAACCGGTACCAGACGGCCGCGGAGATGCGGGCCGACCTGATCCGGGTCCTCGGCGGGCAGAAGCCGAGCGCGCCGATGGTGATGAACGAGGAAGACCGCACCGACTACGACGACGATCCCGGCCCCCGGAATTTCCACGACCGCCGCGACGACACCTCCGAACACCCCGTGGTCGGCCCCGAAGGCGAGGAACGCAACCGCACCGGGCTGATCGCGCTCGGGGTGGCCGCCGCGCTCGCCGTGGCGTTCGGGCTGTTCTGGGTGCTGGTCGGGCCGGGCAGCAAGGCCGACCAGGTGGCCGTTCCCGACCTGTCCGGCAAGACCGCCCAGCAGGCACAGACCGCATTGCAGCAGGCCGGTTTCTATGTGGCCGTGCAGGAGAAACCGGACGGCAAGGTGGCGCCGGGCAATGTGATCGCGACCCAGCCGCTCGGCGGCTCGCGCATCGACGAAGGCAGCACCGTGACGGTGCAGATCTCGACCGGACCGACGCAAGTACAGCTGCCGCGACTGGTCGGCATGAGTCAGGCCGACGCCGAGCGGCAGCTCAATTCGCTCGGGCTGCAACTCGATCCGAACGTGGCACGCAAACCGTCGAGCACGGCGGACACCGACAAGGTGATCGCGCAGGAACCGAGTGCCGGTGTGCGGGTCGACATCGATCAGCCGATCATCATCACCCTCGGCGGCGGTCCGGAAGAGGTGCGAGTGCCCTCCGTCGTCGGCCAGGACATCTCCGTCGCCCAGCCGAATCTGGTGGATTCCGCCGGTTTCAAGGTCGACATCCAGGAGATGAAATCCTCGCTGCCGAAAGGCCAGGTGCTCGCGACCAATCCGGCCGGCGGCAGCAACGCGGAGAAGGGCTCGACCATCACGGTCCATGTCTCCGCCGGTGACCGCATCACCGTCCCCGATCTCACGGGTCTCACGCCGGTGCAGGCCCAGGACAGGCTGCGCAGCGAAGGATGGACCGGTCAGCTCAGCCAGACCACGGTGATCACTCTCGACGGCAGCGCCTCGGGCAAGGTCGTCGGGCAGAGCCCGGCAGCGGGTTCCTCGGTGACCATCAGCGGCAACATCGTGTTGCACGTGGGAGCGTCGCCGATTCCGCGATGA
- a CDS encoding peptidylprolyl isomerase has protein sequence MTSPNQTAVATLHTNHGDIRIALFGNHAPKTVRNFVGLADGTAPYSTVNAGGTESGPFYDGAVFHRIIPGFMIQGGDPTGTGRGGPGFEFADEFHPDLRFDRGYLLAMANAGAGTETNGSQFFITVGAQPHLNRKHSIFGEVVDPDSRKVVDAIASVKTDRNDRPEEPVIISAVKID, from the coding sequence GTGACCTCACCCAACCAGACGGCCGTGGCAACTCTGCACACCAACCACGGCGATATCAGGATCGCGCTTTTCGGTAACCACGCCCCGAAGACGGTGCGCAACTTCGTCGGTCTCGCCGACGGCACCGCGCCGTACTCCACCGTCAACGCCGGTGGGACGGAAAGTGGCCCGTTCTACGACGGCGCCGTCTTTCACCGGATCATCCCGGGGTTCATGATCCAGGGTGGCGATCCGACAGGCACCGGACGTGGTGGGCCGGGCTTCGAGTTCGCCGACGAGTTCCACCCGGATCTGCGCTTCGATCGCGGCTATCTGCTCGCGATGGCGAATGCGGGCGCGGGCACCGAGACCAATGGTTCGCAGTTCTTCATCACCGTCGGCGCGCAGCCGCACCTCAACCGCAAGCACTCGATCTTCGGAGAGGTGGTCGACCCCGATTCGCGCAAGGTCGTCGACGCGATCGCCTCGGTGAAGACTGATCGCAATGATCGCCCGGAGGAGCCGGTCATCATCTCGGCCGTGAAGATCGACTGA
- a CDS encoding deaminase, whose protein sequence is MSHDDTDHRFMHRAIELARNCPPSETAYSVGAVIVADGVEIATGFSRETDEKVHAEESALNKLDPDDPRLTRATIYSTLEPCSTRATATRLPCTDRILAAGIPTVVIAWREPSLFVAACEGVDKLRSHGVRVVELTDLAAAAMSMNTHLDLS, encoded by the coding sequence ATGAGCCACGACGACACCGACCACCGGTTCATGCACAGGGCGATCGAGCTCGCCAGGAACTGTCCGCCCAGCGAGACGGCCTATTCGGTCGGCGCCGTGATCGTCGCCGACGGGGTGGAGATCGCGACCGGCTTCTCCCGCGAAACCGATGAGAAGGTGCACGCCGAGGAGTCCGCGCTGAACAAACTCGACCCCGACGACCCCCGCCTGACCAGGGCCACGATCTACAGCACCCTGGAACCGTGCTCCACCCGCGCCACCGCGACCCGGCTGCCGTGCACCGATCGCATCCTGGCCGCCGGTATCCCCACGGTGGTGATCGCCTGGCGGGAGCCGAGCCTGTTCGTCGCCGCCTGTGAGGGTGTGGACAAACTCCGCTCCCATGGCGTGCGCGTGGTGGAGCTCACCGACCTGGCCGCGGCGGCCATGTCGATGAACACCCACCTGGATCTGAGTTAG